A portion of the Calliphora vicina chromosome 5, idCalVici1.1, whole genome shotgun sequence genome contains these proteins:
- the Rgk2 gene encoding uncharacterized protein Rgk2 codes for MSSPRHTPSSPRYIPKMEQHHYSWDEGTNGGKPLPGQNQTSVKAPIRASSSPLPYKCPKPPRNFQVQSGGNPYESGVKTSSLPQRSPSVRSNYSCQSSYSDAASSSSLGSSRSSSRDNPPRSPKITTTFANDCSDDGGQSSISYYHTPTSGARSPKGVFSKENSMDSPSCLLYSGNQTPISPRRSPHAPRSFVFDAISPLVDSPSRKFEYYEPVSPDDDGDDEDNDYETQSQPPPLSPKLYEHRRQNSKKMVRSTPVDQLTRFSSTNQSCKRSDEWEMTISSNAGGDYQGLGVNNYYTKRDSCVTECTQLSVESETSTLATTTTSFSYSDTSTRQTSSDQAQDLSPLVEPSAAVRKRRHAINITSNPGYQVLHSSHSTLDRTCSDSVVSLRYRKSTSDLTQDSENDRNKHKHVGESSTPTAGSYKPRRRGSSKGGLAYLASRRSSRESMKSACSNASLVSNDDIGPLAFQASNRGRQRRTSNFLELPVPDHFRPRVCSLPDRPYNPRASDDLYRLRHFSISKGNVVNCGDSIISRRSRSNTSVNSTNSRASERSPFEGSCCGGGYANVDSVPASPEDDDDSENFEPPPPPRYRVVMLGDAGVGKTALVNQFMTSEYMHTYDASLDDEFGEKTVSILLDDEESELVFIDHPSVEMSVENSLSTYEPHGCVIVFSIVDKASFRVAEETINYLWQENYTKDKAVILVGNKADLARSRVITSQEGKSLAASRDAKFIETSSGIQHNVDELLVGTLKQMRLKESREKKASSKMKTSRTHISLQMAKEILHKICLSDISKSKSCENLHVL; via the exons atgtcTAGCCCCAGACACACACCTTCGAGTCCTCGTTATATTCCCAAAATGGAGCAACATCATTACAGCTGGGACGAGGGTACCAATGGCGGAAAACCATTGCCCGGTCAAAATCAGACATCAGTTAAGGCTCCAATACGAGCTTCATCATCACCACTACCCTACAAATGTCCCAAACCACCCAG AAACTTTCAAGTACAAAGTGGTGGCAATCCGTACGAGTCAGGTGTTAAGACATCATCGCTGCCACAACGCAGTCCATCAGTGCGTAGTAATTATAGTTGCCAAAGTAGTTACTCGGACGCGGCGTCATCATCTTCCTTGGGAAGCAGTCGATCTAGCAGTCGTGATAATCCACCACGTAGCCCCAAAATAACAACCACATTTGCCAATGATTGCAGCGATGATGGTGGTCAGTCGTCGATTTCATATTACCACACGCCAACATCGGGAGCTCGCAGTCCTAAAGGAGTTTTTTCGAAAGAAAATTCCATGGATTCACCATCTTGTCTATTGTATAGTGGTAATCAGACTCCAATATCACCACGAAGAAGTCCTCATGCACCTCGTAGTTTTGTTTTCGATGCCATTAGTCCTCTGGTGGATTCTCCCAGCCGAAAATTTGAATATTATGAACCAGTTTCACCGGAcgatgatggtgatgatgaaGACAATGACTACGAAACTCAATCGCAACCGCCGCCCTTATCGCCAAAACTATATGAGCATAGGAGGCagaattcgaaaaaaatggTACGTTCAACACCCGTTGATCAATTAACCAGATTTAGCAGTACAAATCAATCGTGTAAACGCAGCGATGAATGGGAAATGACGATATCTTCAAATGCGGGTGGAGATTATCAAGGTTTAGGCGTTAACAACTACTATACGAAACGTGATTCGTGTGTAACCGAGTGTACACAACTGTCCGTAGAGTCCGAAACGAGTACTTTAGCAACTACTACCACGTCATTTAGTTACTCCGACACTTCCACCAGACAGACGTCCTCGGATCAGGCTCAAGACTTAAGTCCTCTGGTAGAGCCAAGTGCTGCCGTGCGCAAACGAAGACATGCCATAAATATAACTTCAAATCCAGGTTATCAG GTTCTTCATAGCTCACATTCTACTTTGGATCGTACTTGTTCGGACAGTGTGGTCTCTTTACGTTATAGAAAATCCACTAGTGATTTAACACAAGATTCTGAAAACGATAGAAATAAACACAAACATGTTGGTGAATCTTCAACACCCACAGCTGGCAGCTATAAGCCACGCAGACGTGGCAGTTCGAAGGGTGGTCTGGCCTACTTGGCCAGTCGTCGTAGTTCACGTGAGTCAATGAAGAGCGCCTGCTCGAATGCTTCGCTGGTGTCAAATGATGACATCGGTCCTTTGGCATTTCAGGCATCGAATCGCGGTCGTCAGCGTAGAACTTCAAATTTCCTAGAACTACCAG tgCCCGATCACTTTAGACCACGCGTTTGTTCATTACCAGACCGTCCTTATAATCCTCGAGCAAGTGATGATTTATATCGTTTGCGTCATTTTTCAATAAGCAAAGGAAATGTTGTCAATTGTGGCGATTCGATTATATCCAGACGTTCACGCAGTAATACAAGTGTTAATTCAACAAATAGCCG TGCTAGTGAAAGATCTCCCTTTGAGGGTTCCTGCTGTGGCGGTGGTTATGCCAATGTCGATTCGGTACCAGCATCTCCGGAAGATGATGATGACTCTGAAAATTTTGAACCTCCGCCACCACCGCGGTATCGTGTTGTTATGTTGGGTGATGCTGGTGTTGGAAAAACGGCCTTAGTCAATCAGTTTATGACATCGGAATACATGCACACCTACGATGCCAGTCTAG ATGATGAATTTGGGGAGAAGACTGTTAGCATACTGTTGGACGATGAGGAATCTGAATTGGTGTTTATTGATCATCCGAGTGTGGAAATGAgt GTCGAGAATTCTCTGTCAACATATGAACCCCATGGATGTGTTATAGTTTTCTCCATCGTTGATAAGGCATCATTTCGCGTGGCTGaggaaacaataaattatttgtggCAGGAAAATTATACTAAAGATAAAGCTGTAATTCTAGTTGGCAACAAAGCTGATTTAGCTCGCTCCAGAGTTATAACATCCCAAG AAGGCAAATCATTGGCGGCCTCACGCGATGCCAAATTTATTGAAACGTCCAGTGGCATTCAACATAATGTAGATGAATTACTTGTTGGCACTTTGAAACAG ATGCGCTTAAAAGAATCCCGCGAAAAGAAGGCCTCCTCAAAAATGAAAACATCCCGTACCCACATATCTTTGCAAATGGCTAAAGAAATTCTTCACAAAATTTGCCTTAGTGACATTTCCAAATCCAAGAGCTGTGAAAATCTTCATGTTttgtaa